A section of the Agromyces aurantiacus genome encodes:
- a CDS encoding Rv2578c family radical SAM protein: MRWNGQELDAEQPDALPGLARLNNLVRSVQTPEFAGVTFHEVLAKSALNKVPGQSYVPFGWTINPYRGCTHACAYCFARPTHAYLDLDAGDDFDRQIIVKVNVSDVLRRELARPAWRHEPVALGTNTDPYQRAEGRYGLMPGIIEALAGSGTPFSVLTKGTLLRRDLPLLVAAREHVPIDLAMSIAVYDDALQHSIEPGTPTTAARLATVTAVRDAGFDCTVFLMPILPYLTDTRAHLDHALRSAAEAGATSVIHSALHLRGAVKPWFFEWLAREHPELLPKYRAMYPGSSAYAPAEYREWLAARIRPLIRAHRLERGREDPVTGGVRSAALGRGGRPAPARAPGAANVGAAAIVGAAAIGAELGEVDLGAAAPAMLF, from the coding sequence GTGCGATGGAACGGCCAGGAACTCGATGCCGAGCAGCCCGACGCCCTCCCCGGGCTCGCGCGACTGAACAACCTGGTGCGATCGGTGCAGACGCCGGAGTTCGCCGGCGTGACCTTCCACGAGGTGCTCGCGAAGTCGGCCCTCAACAAGGTGCCGGGCCAGTCCTACGTCCCCTTCGGCTGGACGATCAATCCGTATCGGGGCTGCACGCATGCATGTGCCTATTGCTTCGCCCGGCCCACGCACGCCTACCTCGACCTCGATGCGGGCGACGACTTCGATCGGCAGATCATCGTGAAGGTGAACGTCTCCGACGTGCTGCGGCGCGAGCTCGCCCGGCCCGCGTGGCGTCACGAACCGGTCGCGCTCGGCACGAACACCGATCCCTACCAGCGCGCCGAGGGTCGTTACGGGCTCATGCCGGGAATCATCGAGGCGCTCGCGGGCAGCGGCACCCCGTTCAGCGTGCTGACGAAGGGCACGCTCCTGCGTCGCGATCTGCCGCTGCTCGTCGCCGCGCGCGAGCACGTGCCGATCGACCTCGCGATGTCGATCGCGGTGTACGACGACGCGTTGCAGCACTCGATCGAACCGGGGACGCCGACCACTGCCGCACGTCTCGCGACCGTCACGGCGGTGCGCGATGCGGGCTTCGACTGCACGGTGTTCCTCATGCCGATCCTGCCGTACCTCACCGACACCCGCGCGCACCTCGACCACGCGCTCCGCAGCGCCGCGGAGGCCGGCGCCACGAGCGTGATCCACTCGGCACTGCACCTCAGGGGCGCGGTGAAGCCGTGGTTCTTCGAGTGGCTCGCGCGCGAGCATCCCGAGCTCCTCCCCAAGTACCGCGCGATGTACCCGGGGTCGAGCGCCTACGCCCCCGCGGAGTACCGGGAATGGCTGGCCGCCCGCATCCGACCGCTTATCCGTGCGCACCGACTCGAGCGGGGCCGGGAGGATCCGGTGACCGGCGGCGTCCGGTCGGCGGCACTCGGCCGAGGTGGCCGGCCCGCCCCGGCACGAGCGCCGGGCGCGGCGAACGTCGGTGCCGCGGCCATCGTCGGTGCCGCGGCGATCGGGGCCGAACTCGGCGAGGTCGACCTCGGCGCAGCGGCACCGGCGATGCTGTTCTGA